From Agromyces sp. SYSU T00194, a single genomic window includes:
- a CDS encoding FAD-binding oxidoreductase — MSAAVPRSGWHVAVVVVATPETPSARRLVLDVPTWPGNAAGQHLDVRLTAPDGYTATRSYSIASSGPGTRVVLAIDRLPGGEVSPFLVDEVRVGDEFEVHGPLGRFFVWHPLEPGERLSDASADGPRPVQLIAGGSGVVPLVAIAAAHGAASDPTPMRLLLSVRTPEDAFFAEDLAALAEASDDFRLAHAYTRRAPEGWTGHVGRLTRDELAAAVVPAADAPLVYVCGSTGFVERVASWLIELGHDARAIRTERFGGT; from the coding sequence GTGAGCGCGGCGGTGCCCCGGTCGGGGTGGCACGTGGCCGTCGTGGTCGTGGCGACGCCCGAGACCCCGAGCGCCCGCCGGCTCGTGCTCGACGTGCCGACCTGGCCGGGCAACGCCGCGGGGCAGCACCTCGACGTGCGGCTCACCGCGCCCGACGGCTACACCGCGACCCGGTCGTACTCGATCGCCTCCTCCGGCCCGGGTACCCGGGTCGTGCTCGCGATCGACCGGCTCCCGGGCGGCGAGGTCTCACCGTTCCTCGTCGACGAGGTGCGGGTCGGCGACGAGTTCGAGGTGCACGGCCCGCTCGGGCGCTTCTTCGTGTGGCATCCGCTCGAGCCGGGGGAGCGGCTGTCGGATGCCTCGGCCGACGGCCCACGACCGGTGCAGCTGATCGCCGGGGGCTCGGGCGTCGTGCCGCTGGTGGCGATCGCGGCGGCGCACGGCGCGGCGTCCGATCCGACGCCGATGCGACTGCTCCTCTCGGTGCGTACGCCCGAGGACGCGTTCTTCGCCGAGGACCTGGCGGCGCTCGCCGAGGCATCCGACGACTTCCGGCTCGCGCACGCGTACACGCGCCGCGCGCCCGAGGGCTGGACCGGCCACGTCGGCCGGCTCACCCGGGACGAGCTCGCCGCGGCGGTCGTGCCCGCCGCCGACGCACCGCTCGTCTACGTCTGCGGCTCGACGGGATTCGTCGAGCGCGTCGCGTCGTGGCTGATCGAGCTCGGCCACGACGCCCGCGCGATCCGCACCGAGCGATTCGGAGGCACCTGA
- a CDS encoding GNAT family N-acetyltransferase, translated as MTEPHLPPPADAASAAALAAHGLRYALVDAADHEAFDRWIEADERGFHAPAPTSDRLAATRERVGYRRTTGVYDGTAAEPETPVATVSSWVAQLTVPGERTLDAWAVSSVTVAPTHRRRGIARALLEGELRTAAGAGVPAAILTASEATIYGRFGFAPAAPAATITVDRRRVGWAGPAPEGTVHFRSPGALRAEVEPIAERALLRIPGEVDRWPGFWDRALGLIDPDAERSRAIRCARYDDADGHPRGFVVYAVRRSEPDHGTVVVDQLIAETDEAYRALWRFVLEHDFVDTVRAPLRSLDEPLRWMVSDPRAITTGELGDHLWLRVLDVAATLETRSYAASARLVLEVDDPLGFAAGTVVLETDASGRAFVHAADERSDLRLGVQELGAIALGATRPSVLAAAGRLEGRADAITAADRVFAADRTPHLGFWF; from the coding sequence GTGACCGAGCCGCACCTCCCCCCGCCCGCCGACGCCGCGTCGGCCGCCGCACTCGCGGCGCACGGGCTGCGCTACGCCCTCGTCGACGCCGCGGACCACGAGGCGTTCGACCGCTGGATCGAGGCCGACGAGCGCGGCTTCCACGCCCCCGCACCGACCTCCGACCGCCTCGCGGCGACGCGCGAGCGGGTCGGGTACCGCCGCACCACGGGCGTGTACGACGGCACCGCCGCCGAGCCCGAGACCCCCGTCGCGACCGTGAGCTCGTGGGTCGCGCAGCTCACCGTCCCCGGCGAGCGCACGCTCGACGCCTGGGCCGTCAGCTCGGTCACCGTCGCCCCGACCCACCGCCGCCGCGGCATCGCCCGCGCGCTGCTCGAGGGCGAGCTGCGCACCGCCGCAGGTGCCGGCGTGCCCGCCGCGATCCTGACGGCGAGCGAGGCGACCATCTACGGCCGGTTCGGCTTCGCACCCGCCGCGCCCGCCGCCACGATCACCGTCGACCGGCGCCGCGTCGGCTGGGCGGGCCCCGCACCCGAGGGCACCGTGCACTTCCGGTCCCCCGGGGCGCTGCGCGCCGAGGTCGAGCCGATCGCCGAGCGCGCGCTGCTGCGCATCCCCGGCGAGGTCGACCGCTGGCCGGGGTTCTGGGACCGCGCGCTCGGCCTCATCGACCCCGACGCCGAGCGCTCCCGCGCGATCCGCTGCGCCCGGTACGACGACGCCGACGGGCATCCGCGCGGCTTCGTGGTCTACGCGGTGCGGCGCAGCGAGCCCGACCACGGCACCGTCGTCGTCGACCAGCTCATCGCGGAGACCGACGAGGCCTACCGCGCGCTCTGGCGGTTCGTGCTCGAGCACGACTTCGTCGACACGGTGCGCGCGCCGCTGCGTTCACTCGACGAGCCGCTGCGCTGGATGGTCTCCGACCCGCGCGCCATCACGACCGGCGAGCTCGGCGACCACCTGTGGCTGCGCGTGCTCGACGTCGCGGCGACGCTCGAGACGCGTTCCTACGCGGCATCCGCTCGCCTCGTGCTCGAGGTCGACGACCCGCTCGGCTTCGCCGCCGGCACGGTGGTGCTCGAGACGGATGCCTCGGGGCGGGCGTTCGTGCACGCCGCCGACGAGCGGTCCGACCTGCGTCTCGGCGTGCAGGAGCTCGGCGCGATCGCGCTCGGCGCGACCCGCCCGTCGGTGCTCGCAGCGGCCGGTCGGCTCGAGGGGCGGGCCGACGCGATCACGGCTGCCGACCGCGTCTTCGCGGCCGACCGCACCCCGCACCTCGGCTTCTGGTTCTGA
- a CDS encoding sugar porter family MFS transporter translates to MAEVRSVNRGKVIWLASAGAVGGFLFGFDSSVINGAVEPIQAQFGLNATTTGIAVASALLGCAFGAWLGGRVADRFGRIPSMVLAATLFFVSALGSGMAFGVWDLIAWRLIGGVGVGMASVIAPAYIAEISPAAIRGRLASLQQLAITTGIFAALLSDAVFAALAGGADQPFWLGAEAWRWMFMAEAVPAAVYGLIALTLLESPRYLVIQNREHDAIEVLLKIGGEQAPEDEVRAIREDIERDRKLEKVATLKGSALGLKPIVWVGIALSVFQQFVGINVIFYYSNTLWQSVGFDESSSFAISVATSLVNIAVTIVAISLIDKVGRRPLLLTGSIGMTVSLATMAICFSQATIIDGAPVLEGAFGPIALVAANLFVIFFGVSWGPAVWVLLGEIFPNSIRGKALGLAAAAQWIANFLITVSFPALAGLSLVFTYGMYAAFAALSFLFVLRFIPETRGRSLEESGHLERPVARSRQAGTTS, encoded by the coding sequence ATGGCTGAGGTCCGCAGTGTCAACAGGGGGAAGGTCATCTGGCTGGCATCGGCCGGCGCGGTGGGGGGCTTCCTCTTCGGGTTCGACTCGTCGGTGATCAACGGCGCGGTCGAGCCGATCCAGGCGCAGTTCGGGCTGAACGCCACGACCACCGGCATCGCCGTCGCGAGCGCCCTGCTCGGCTGCGCGTTCGGCGCGTGGCTCGGCGGTCGCGTCGCCGACCGGTTCGGCCGCATCCCCTCGATGGTGCTCGCCGCGACGCTGTTCTTCGTCTCGGCGCTCGGCTCGGGCATGGCCTTCGGCGTCTGGGACCTGATCGCCTGGCGCCTCATCGGCGGCGTCGGCGTCGGCATGGCGTCGGTCATCGCCCCGGCCTACATCGCCGAGATCTCCCCCGCCGCGATCCGCGGCAGGCTGGCCTCCCTGCAACAGCTCGCGATCACCACCGGCATCTTCGCCGCGCTGCTCTCCGACGCGGTGTTCGCCGCCCTCGCGGGCGGCGCCGACCAGCCGTTCTGGCTCGGCGCGGAGGCCTGGCGCTGGATGTTCATGGCCGAGGCCGTGCCGGCCGCCGTGTACGGCCTCATCGCCCTCACGCTGCTCGAGTCGCCGCGCTACCTGGTCATCCAGAACCGCGAGCACGACGCGATCGAGGTGCTCCTGAAGATCGGGGGCGAGCAGGCGCCCGAGGACGAGGTCCGCGCGATCCGCGAGGACATCGAGCGCGACCGGAAGCTCGAGAAGGTCGCGACGCTGAAGGGTTCGGCGCTGGGCCTGAAGCCGATCGTCTGGGTCGGCATCGCGCTGAGCGTGTTCCAGCAGTTCGTCGGCATCAACGTGATCTTCTACTACTCGAACACGCTCTGGCAGTCGGTCGGCTTCGACGAGAGTTCCTCGTTCGCGATCTCGGTGGCCACGTCGCTCGTGAACATCGCCGTCACGATCGTCGCGATCTCGCTCATCGACAAGGTCGGCCGGCGCCCGCTGCTGCTCACCGGCTCGATCGGCATGACGGTCTCGCTCGCGACCATGGCGATCTGCTTCAGCCAGGCGACCATCATCGACGGCGCGCCGGTGCTCGAGGGCGCGTTCGGCCCGATCGCGCTCGTCGCAGCGAACCTGTTCGTGATCTTCTTCGGCGTCTCGTGGGGCCCCGCGGTCTGGGTGCTGCTCGGCGAGATCTTCCCGAACTCGATCCGCGGCAAGGCGCTCGGGCTCGCCGCCGCAGCGCAGTGGATCGCGAACTTCCTCATCACGGTGAGCTTCCCGGCGCTGGCGGGCCTGTCGCTCGTGTTCACGTACGGCATGTACGCGGCGTTCGCGGCGCTGTCGTTCCTGTTCGTGCTGCGCTTCATCCCCGAGACGCGCGGGCGCTCGCTGGAGGAGTCGGGACACCTCGAGCGCCCGGTGGCGCGCTCGCGTCAGGCCGGCACGACGAGCTGA
- the moaA gene encoding GTP 3',8-cyclase MoaA gives MTSIALGLPRMRRDPGAMPSMDGRPDTGALVDRYGRIAHDLRVSITSVCSLRCTYCMPAEGLPVIPKDELLSAEEIARLVGLAVRDLGVREVRFTGGEPLTRPDLVEIVRRSAEAAPGTPLALTTNGIGLDRKAAPLVAAGLTRVNVSLDTLDRAHFAKLTRRDRLPAVLAGIDAAHRAGLGPIKMNAVLMRETLHDAPELLAWAIDHGCRLRFIEQMPLDADEAWQRANMVDARELLDVLGARFALTPVGRDDPAAPAEEWLVDDGPATVGIIASVTRPFCGACDRTRLTAEGSVRSCLFGDEETDLRGLLRSGADDQAIAEYWRAAMWGKKAGHGIDDPSFVRPVRTMGGIGG, from the coding sequence ATGACCTCGATCGCGCTCGGCCTGCCGCGCATGCGCCGCGACCCCGGGGCGATGCCGTCGATGGACGGCCGCCCCGACACCGGCGCGCTCGTCGACCGCTACGGACGCATCGCGCACGACCTGCGGGTCTCGATCACGTCGGTCTGCTCGCTGCGCTGCACGTACTGCATGCCCGCTGAGGGGCTGCCGGTGATCCCGAAGGACGAGCTGCTGTCGGCCGAGGAGATCGCCCGCCTCGTCGGCCTCGCGGTGCGCGACCTCGGCGTGCGCGAAGTGCGCTTCACCGGCGGCGAGCCGCTGACGCGCCCCGACCTCGTCGAGATCGTGCGGCGCTCGGCCGAGGCCGCCCCCGGCACGCCGCTCGCGCTCACCACGAACGGCATCGGGCTCGACCGCAAGGCCGCCCCGCTCGTCGCGGCCGGCCTCACCCGCGTGAACGTCTCGCTCGACACGCTCGACCGCGCGCACTTCGCCAAGCTCACCCGGCGCGACCGCCTGCCCGCCGTGCTCGCCGGCATCGACGCCGCACACCGCGCCGGGCTCGGGCCGATCAAGATGAACGCCGTGCTCATGCGCGAGACGCTGCACGACGCCCCCGAGCTGCTGGCCTGGGCGATCGACCACGGCTGCCGGCTGCGCTTCATCGAGCAGATGCCGCTCGACGCCGACGAGGCGTGGCAGCGGGCGAACATGGTCGACGCCCGCGAGCTGCTCGACGTGCTCGGCGCGCGCTTCGCGCTCACGCCCGTCGGCCGCGACGACCCCGCTGCGCCCGCCGAGGAGTGGCTCGTCGACGACGGCCCCGCGACCGTCGGCATCATCGCCTCGGTCACGCGCCCGTTCTGCGGCGCCTGCGACCGCACGCGCCTGACCGCGGAGGGCTCGGTGCGCTCGTGCCTGTTCGGCGACGAGGAGACCGACCTGCGCGGCCTGCTGCGCTCCGGCGCCGACGACCAGGCGATCGCCGAGTACTGGCGCGCGGCCATGTGGGGCAAGAAGGCCGGGCACGGCATCGACGACCCGTCGTTCGTGCGGCCCGTGCGCACCATGGGAGGCATCGGTGGCTGA
- a CDS encoding MoaD/ThiS family protein produces the protein MAESFADRGAGSGASVALDAVHVRYFAAAAEAAGVDEEMLDGLATVGDLRDALVERYGPAMARVVANGSFLVDGVVSRDPATPLAGTVDVLPPFAGG, from the coding sequence GTGGCTGAGTCGTTCGCCGACCGGGGCGCCGGCTCGGGGGCATCCGTCGCCCTCGACGCCGTGCACGTCCGCTACTTCGCCGCGGCCGCCGAGGCCGCCGGCGTCGACGAGGAGATGCTCGACGGCCTCGCGACCGTCGGCGACCTGCGCGATGCGCTGGTCGAGCGCTACGGGCCCGCGATGGCCCGCGTCGTCGCGAACGGCTCGTTCCTGGTCGACGGCGTCGTCAGCCGCGACCCCGCGACGCCGCTCGCGGGCACCGTGGACGTGCTGCCCCCGTTCGCGGGTGGATGA
- a CDS encoding ABC transporter ATP-binding protein — protein sequence MTEKAYSEVGAAVDGQRPLRSILRLLDLHRKRVLLAIASFAIKDTPLWFLPVITAAIIDVVVAGGPLQVLAIWAAVAIVLLLQNYPFHVLYIRLFMGAVRSIGADLRNALAARLQALSIGFHSRSNSAVVQTKVVRDAENIEVMLQQVGQPLLSAVMVLLGAVTMTAITVPAFLPVYALTIPLAVLLRAVLRRRSFQRNEEFRREVEGFSARVGEMATLLPITRAHGLEQVAVGRIATGAEGVRTAGYRLDLLNGRFASISWVSLQLLGVVCLVLAAWVSISGWLPISAGEVVLLSSYFTLLTGAATNMLMLLPVMARGTESVRSIAEVLQEPDLERNEGKQPVEHVTGALDLEHVSFRYEDAQAPALDGIDLDIAAGETVAFVGSSGSGKSTLLNLVLGFLRPTGGRVLLDGADMEALDLRTFRRFVSVVPQESVLFEGTIRENVAYGLGEVDDERILDALRDANALEIVEMLPDGWDTVVGERGARLSGGQRQRLSIARALVRDPRVLLLDEATSALDPESEAKIQVAMGRLMQGRTTLVVAHRLSTIRSADRIVVLERGRVVEIGSHDDLLALDGRYAQLHRVQSA from the coding sequence ATGACCGAGAAAGCGTATTCCGAAGTGGGGGCGGCCGTCGACGGGCAGCGCCCCCTGCGCAGCATCCTGCGCCTGCTCGACCTGCACCGGAAACGGGTGCTGCTGGCGATCGCATCGTTCGCGATCAAGGACACCCCGCTCTGGTTCCTCCCCGTCATCACCGCGGCGATCATCGACGTCGTCGTCGCCGGGGGGCCGCTCCAGGTGCTCGCGATCTGGGCCGCCGTCGCCATCGTGCTGCTGCTGCAGAACTACCCCTTCCACGTGCTCTACATCCGCCTGTTCATGGGCGCGGTGCGCTCGATCGGCGCCGACCTGCGCAACGCGCTCGCCGCTCGCCTCCAGGCGCTGTCGATCGGCTTCCACTCGCGATCCAACTCCGCGGTCGTGCAGACCAAGGTCGTGCGCGACGCCGAGAACATCGAGGTGATGCTCCAGCAGGTCGGGCAGCCGTTGCTGTCGGCGGTCATGGTGCTCCTCGGCGCCGTCACGATGACCGCGATCACCGTGCCCGCCTTCCTGCCGGTCTACGCGCTCACCATCCCGCTCGCCGTGCTGCTGCGGGCCGTGCTGCGACGACGGTCCTTCCAGCGCAACGAGGAGTTCCGCCGCGAGGTCGAGGGCTTCTCGGCGCGCGTCGGCGAGATGGCGACCCTGCTGCCGATCACGCGCGCCCACGGTCTCGAGCAGGTCGCGGTCGGCCGCATCGCGACGGGCGCCGAGGGCGTGCGCACCGCGGGCTACCGGCTCGACCTGCTGAACGGGCGCTTCGCGTCCATCTCGTGGGTCAGCCTGCAGCTGCTCGGCGTGGTCTGCCTCGTGCTCGCGGCCTGGGTCTCGATCTCGGGCTGGCTGCCGATCAGCGCGGGCGAGGTCGTGCTGCTCTCGTCGTACTTCACGCTGCTCACGGGCGCCGCGACGAACATGCTCATGCTGCTGCCGGTCATGGCTCGCGGCACCGAATCGGTGCGCTCCATCGCCGAGGTGCTCCAGGAGCCCGACCTCGAGCGCAACGAGGGCAAGCAGCCGGTCGAGCACGTCACCGGAGCGCTCGACCTCGAGCACGTGTCGTTCCGGTACGAGGACGCCCAGGCGCCGGCGCTGGACGGCATCGACCTCGACATCGCGGCGGGCGAGACCGTCGCATTCGTCGGCTCGTCGGGCTCGGGCAAGTCGACGCTGCTGAACCTCGTGCTCGGCTTCCTCCGCCCGACCGGCGGTCGCGTCCTGCTCGACGGCGCCGACATGGAGGCACTCGACCTGCGCACCTTCCGACGGTTCGTGTCGGTGGTGCCGCAGGAGTCGGTGCTCTTCGAGGGCACGATCCGCGAGAACGTCGCCTACGGCCTCGGCGAGGTCGACGACGAGCGCATCCTCGACGCCCTGCGCGACGCGAACGCCCTCGAGATCGTGGAGATGCTGCCCGACGGGTGGGACACCGTCGTCGGCGAGCGCGGGGCGCGGCTCTCGGGCGGGCAGCGGCAGCGGCTGTCGATCGCGCGGGCGCTGGTGCGCGATCCGCGGGTGCTCCTGCTCGACGAGGCGACCAGCGCGCTCGACCCCGAGTCGGAGGCGAAGATCCAGGTCGCCATGGGCCGGCTCATGCAGGGCCGCACGACCCTCGTCGTCGCGCACCGGCTGTCCACCATCCGCTCGGCCGACCGCATCGTGGTGCTCGAGCGGGGTCGCGTGGTGGAGATCGGTTCGCACGACGACCTGCTCGCCCTCGACGGGCGGTACGCCCAGCTGCACCGCGTGCAGTCGGCGTAG
- a CDS encoding DHA2 family efflux MFS transporter permease subunit, translating to MDDGSMTSPRTRWIGLVVISVAVALIIVDSTIVNVAIPSIVDDLSLTSTQVQWVQESYTLVFAALLLVFGTLADRFGRRRMLLIGITIFALSSVVAALAPTGGALIASRVVQGVGGAMILPTTLSIINSTFRGRDRGIAFAVWGSTIGGMAAVGPLLGGWLTTDFSWRWAFGINVPLGVLVVIGALLFVLESRAEHPVKVDLVGAALSVVASASLVFGLIEGRSYGWWLAEPDLVIGDWTWPFDLSPIPIAFAISAAGIAAFIAWGLHRQRRGRSTMLDFSLFRIPSFRNGNIAALLVSLGEFGIILSLPLWLQNVLGYDALQTGWVIVALAAGSFVASGAAGSTSGRIAPVWVVRAGIMAEILGLLLIAWVISVDTPWWQIVIGLFVYGFGVGLATAQLTGVILVDVPVSASGQASGTQSTSRQVGSALGIAILGTVLFSSLGTEMDARLGDLPDAAREQVVSVVVDSAGSAIPSLDAQSPEAADAAREAFSDATRWSALAAAGFLAVGLLATLSLGSGRAVRDDEPDELESADRPA from the coding sequence GTGGATGATGGGTCGATGACCTCCCCCCGCACGCGCTGGATCGGCCTCGTCGTCATCAGCGTGGCCGTCGCGCTCATCATCGTCGACTCGACCATCGTGAACGTGGCGATCCCCTCGATCGTCGACGACCTCTCGCTCACGTCGACCCAGGTGCAGTGGGTGCAGGAGAGCTACACGCTGGTGTTCGCCGCGCTGCTGCTGGTGTTCGGCACCCTGGCCGACCGGTTCGGCAGGCGGCGGATGCTCCTGATCGGCATCACCATCTTCGCGCTGTCGTCGGTCGTGGCGGCGCTCGCCCCGACCGGGGGCGCGCTCATCGCCTCGCGCGTCGTGCAGGGGGTCGGCGGCGCGATGATCCTGCCGACGACGCTGTCGATCATCAACTCGACGTTCCGCGGGCGCGACCGCGGCATCGCGTTCGCCGTCTGGGGCTCGACGATCGGCGGCATGGCGGCCGTCGGCCCGCTGCTCGGCGGCTGGCTCACGACCGACTTCTCCTGGCGCTGGGCGTTCGGCATCAACGTGCCGCTCGGCGTGCTCGTCGTGATCGGCGCGCTGCTGTTCGTGCTCGAGTCCCGGGCCGAGCACCCCGTGAAGGTCGACCTCGTCGGCGCGGCGCTGTCGGTCGTCGCATCCGCCAGCCTCGTCTTCGGGCTCATCGAGGGCCGCAGCTACGGCTGGTGGCTCGCCGAGCCCGACCTCGTGATCGGCGACTGGACGTGGCCGTTCGACCTGTCGCCGATCCCGATCGCGTTCGCGATCTCGGCGGCCGGCATCGCGGCGTTCATCGCGTGGGGCCTGCACCGGCAGCGCCGCGGCCGCAGCACCATGCTCGACTTCTCGCTGTTCCGCATCCCGTCGTTCCGCAACGGCAACATCGCCGCGCTGCTGGTGTCACTCGGCGAGTTCGGCATCATCCTGTCGCTGCCGCTCTGGCTGCAGAACGTGCTCGGCTACGACGCCCTGCAGACCGGCTGGGTGATCGTCGCGCTCGCGGCCGGCTCGTTCGTGGCGAGCGGCGCGGCCGGGTCGACGAGCGGTCGCATCGCGCCGGTCTGGGTCGTGCGCGCCGGCATCATGGCCGAGATCCTCGGCCTGCTGCTCATCGCCTGGGTGATCTCGGTCGACACCCCGTGGTGGCAGATCGTGATCGGCCTGTTCGTGTACGGCTTCGGGGTGGGGCTCGCGACCGCGCAGCTCACCGGCGTGATCCTCGTCGACGTGCCGGTCTCGGCGAGCGGCCAGGCCTCGGGCACGCAGTCGACATCGCGCCAGGTCGGGTCCGCGCTCGGCATCGCCATTCTCGGCACGGTGCTGTTCAGCTCGCTGGGCACCGAGATGGACGCGCGCCTCGGCGACCTGCCCGACGCCGCGCGCGAGCAGGTCGTCTCGGTCGTGGTCGACAGCGCGGGCTCCGCGATCCCGTCGCTCGACGCGCAGTCGCCCGAGGCGGCGGATGCCGCCCGCGAGGCGTTCAGCGACGCGACCCGCTGGTCCGCGCTGGCGGCCGCCGGGTTCCTCGCGGTCGGCCTGCTCGCGACCCTGTCGCTGGGTTCGGGGCGAGCCGTGCGCGACGACGAGCCCGACGAACTGGAATCGGCCGACCGCCCCGCCTGA
- a CDS encoding sulfite oxidase-like oxidoreductase — protein MSFITRGFTGRGRDRDDRLPPGQTLARDFPVLSAGPTPEVDTAEWAFTIRTETGAEHTWNWQGLLDAGLEDVETDIHCVTHWSKLGTIWRGVPLDALFAQVETDAGYVMAHSYGGYTTNLPLEEVLDGQAWIAIEYDGEPLEPEHGGPARLLVPHLYFWKSAKWVRGLVLMEDDQPGFWEQYGYHNHGDPWREERYW, from the coding sequence ATGTCGTTCATCACGAGGGGCTTCACGGGCCGGGGCCGCGACCGGGACGACCGGTTGCCGCCGGGTCAGACGCTCGCGCGCGACTTCCCGGTGCTCTCGGCAGGTCCGACGCCCGAGGTCGACACCGCCGAGTGGGCGTTCACGATCCGTACCGAGACGGGCGCCGAGCACACCTGGAACTGGCAGGGCCTCCTCGACGCCGGCTTGGAGGACGTCGAGACCGACATCCACTGCGTGACCCACTGGTCGAAGCTCGGCACCATATGGCGCGGGGTGCCGCTCGACGCGCTGTTCGCGCAGGTCGAGACCGACGCCGGCTACGTCATGGCGCACAGCTACGGCGGCTACACCACGAACCTCCCCCTCGAGGAGGTGCTCGACGGGCAGGCCTGGATCGCGATCGAGTACGACGGCGAGCCGCTCGAGCCCGAGCACGGCGGCCCCGCGCGCCTGCTCGTGCCGCACCTGTACTTCTGGAAGAGCGCGAAGTGGGTGCGCGGCCTCGTCTTGATGGAGGACGACCAGCCCGGCTTCTGGGAGCAGTACGGCTACCACAACCACGGCGACCCGTGGCGGGAGGAGCGCTACTGGTGA
- a CDS encoding molybdopterin molybdotransferase MoeA, protein MISVEAHLARVLAAVDPLTRRDTVGLADATGRTLAVDLVSHLEVPPFDNSAMDGYAVRRADLRGATPEAPVELEVVADLPAGAGDDPALERGQAVRIMTGAPVPSGADAVVAVEATDGGTERVRIALEPVAGRHIRRAGEDARRGAAVLTAGTVLAPRHLAAAAAAGHAVLDVVARPRVAIAATGSELVAPGEPLPHGSIPDSNSTLLAGLAADAGAEVVAAGRLPDDPDAVRAWLAALPGCDLVVCSGGVSVGAHDVVRAVLGATGQVVFEQVAMQPGRPQAFGSLADGTPVFGLPGNPVAVHVSFEMFVRPAILRLLGRRRPEPVPLVVGAGWRSPAGRVQVMPIAVTSQVASLVAVPAYPGGSASHLVTGLAAADGFAVVPADVTEVAVGQTVPVLLAGR, encoded by the coding sequence ATGATCTCCGTCGAGGCGCACCTCGCCCGGGTCCTCGCGGCCGTCGACCCGCTCACGCGTCGCGACACGGTGGGGCTGGCGGATGCCACGGGCCGCACGCTCGCCGTCGACCTGGTGAGCCACCTCGAAGTGCCGCCCTTCGACAACTCCGCGATGGACGGCTACGCGGTGCGGCGCGCCGACCTGCGCGGCGCGACCCCGGAGGCGCCGGTGGAGCTCGAGGTGGTCGCCGACCTCCCGGCGGGCGCGGGCGACGACCCGGCACTGGAACGCGGCCAGGCGGTGCGCATCATGACCGGTGCGCCGGTGCCGTCCGGGGCCGACGCGGTCGTCGCCGTCGAGGCCACCGACGGCGGCACGGAGCGGGTGCGGATCGCGCTCGAGCCCGTCGCCGGCCGGCACATCCGCCGTGCGGGCGAGGACGCCCGCCGCGGCGCCGCGGTGCTGACCGCCGGCACCGTGCTCGCGCCCCGACACCTCGCCGCCGCGGCCGCCGCCGGGCACGCGGTGCTCGACGTCGTCGCGCGCCCCCGCGTCGCGATCGCCGCGACCGGCAGCGAGCTGGTCGCACCGGGCGAACCGCTCCCGCACGGCAGCATCCCCGACTCGAACTCCACCCTGCTCGCGGGCCTCGCCGCCGATGCCGGCGCGGAGGTCGTCGCGGCCGGGCGCCTCCCCGACGACCCCGACGCGGTGCGTGCGTGGCTCGCCGCCCTCCCCGGGTGCGACCTCGTGGTCTGCTCCGGCGGGGTGAGCGTCGGCGCGCACGACGTGGTCCGCGCGGTGCTCGGCGCGACCGGCCAGGTCGTGTTCGAGCAGGTCGCGATGCAGCCGGGGCGGCCGCAGGCGTTCGGCAGCCTCGCCGACGGCACCCCGGTGTTCGGGTTGCCCGGCAACCCCGTCGCGGTGCACGTGTCGTTCGAGATGTTCGTGCGGCCGGCGATCCTGCGCCTGCTCGGGCGCCGCCGCCCCGAACCGGTGCCGCTCGTCGTCGGCGCCGGCTGGCGCTCGCCCGCAGGCCGCGTGCAGGTCATGCCGATCGCGGTGACCTCGCAGGTGGCCTCCCTCGTCGCGGTGCCCGCCTACCCCGGCGGTTCCGCGTCGCACCTCGTGACCGGCCTCGCCGCCGCCGACGGGTTCGCGGTCGTCCCGGCCGACGTCACCGAGGTCGCCGTGGGCCAGACCGTGCCCGTGCTCCTCGCCGGCCGCTGA
- a CDS encoding DUF6510 family protein: MTHTHLDGNALAGELSKFFAFDVTTARGRCAGCGTIAEFARAMLYTDAAGLVARCANCDNVLVTVVESDDRAWLGFSGVSAIELRR; this comes from the coding sequence ATGACGCACACCCACCTCGACGGCAACGCCCTCGCGGGCGAGCTCTCGAAGTTCTTCGCGTTCGACGTGACGACCGCCCGCGGCCGGTGCGCCGGCTGCGGCACGATCGCCGAGTTCGCGCGCGCCATGCTCTACACGGATGCCGCCGGGCTCGTCGCCCGCTGCGCGAACTGCGACAACGTGCTCGTCACGGTCGTCGAGTCCGACGACCGCGCGTGGCTCGGGTTCTCGGGCGTCAGCGCGATCGAACTGCGGCGCTGA